The Halogranum gelatinilyticum genome contains a region encoding:
- the dpsA gene encoding DNA starvation/stationary phase protection protein DpsA, which produces MSTQKNVQRQAGSVEASPALRLEQEKVEQIVDALQSDLAATYVLYHQLKKHHWNVEGAEFRDIHVFLGEAAGAAEEAADELAERVQALGGVPIAGGKNLEEAAPVAPEDDDVYDIRTSLENDMEMYGDIIEQVRGHVDLTTNLGDHATAEMLRQQLIEIEENAHHIEHYLEDDTLVLDSATN; this is translated from the coding sequence ATGAGTACCCAGAAGAACGTCCAGCGACAGGCAGGGAGCGTCGAAGCGAGTCCCGCACTCCGACTCGAGCAGGAGAAGGTCGAGCAGATCGTCGACGCGCTCCAGTCGGACCTCGCGGCGACCTACGTCCTCTACCACCAGCTGAAGAAGCACCACTGGAACGTCGAGGGTGCGGAGTTCCGCGACATCCACGTCTTCCTCGGCGAGGCTGCCGGGGCGGCCGAAGAAGCGGCCGACGAACTCGCCGAGCGCGTCCAGGCACTCGGTGGCGTCCCCATCGCGGGCGGCAAGAACCTCGAAGAAGCCGCACCCGTCGCCCCCGAGGACGACGATGTCTACGACATCCGGACGTCACTCGAGAACGACATGGAGATGTACGGCGACATCATCGAACAGGTCCGCGGCCACGTCGATCTGACGACGAACCTCGGCGACCACGCGACGGCCGAGATGCTCCGCCAGCAGCTCATCGAGATCGAAGAGAACGCCCACCACATCGAGCACTATCTCGAAGACGACACGCTCGTGTTGGATTCGGCGACCAACTGA
- a CDS encoding carbon-nitrogen hydrolase family protein has translation MPTVAVPQLSVEDLAVETNLRAVVERVDALADEVDVALFPEYALTGFVADNRLTTVALGRHGPELDRLRTVAADADCALVVGFVERDGEQLYNTTAYVPRDGDSEPTFYRKRHRWGGERDVVRAGDERVVVETPVGKTGLLTCYDLNFVAESAAFARDRVDALFVVGAWPAAHSENWRLLLRARALDGVRWVVGAGRTGRRDLPDAPSTQYAGRSAVVRPDGMVAAALNRDERDLVATLDPDVLAEQRAFIPVFDEPSTGDE, from the coding sequence GCCGTCCCCCAACTCAGCGTCGAGGACCTCGCCGTCGAGACGAACCTCCGTGCCGTCGTCGAGCGGGTCGACGCGCTCGCCGACGAGGTCGACGTCGCGCTCTTCCCCGAGTACGCCCTGACAGGCTTCGTCGCCGACAACAGACTCACGACTGTCGCACTCGGCCGCCACGGACCCGAACTGGACCGACTCCGGACGGTCGCCGCCGACGCCGACTGCGCACTCGTCGTTGGCTTTGTCGAACGCGACGGCGAGCAGTTGTACAACACGACAGCGTACGTCCCCCGCGACGGCGACAGCGAGCCGACCTTCTACCGTAAGCGTCACCGCTGGGGCGGCGAACGCGACGTCGTCAGGGCGGGCGACGAGCGCGTCGTGGTGGAGACACCGGTCGGGAAGACCGGACTACTGACCTGCTATGACCTGAACTTCGTCGCCGAGAGCGCGGCGTTCGCTCGCGACCGCGTCGACGCGCTGTTCGTCGTCGGCGCGTGGCCCGCAGCCCACAGCGAGAACTGGCGGCTGCTCCTGCGTGCGCGAGCACTCGACGGCGTCCGCTGGGTCGTCGGCGCGGGACGGACCGGCCGACGCGACCTCCCCGACGCGCCGTCGACGCAGTACGCGGGCCGGTCGGCCGTCGTCCGTCCGGACGGGATGGTCGCGGCCGCACTCAACCGCGACGAGCGTGACCTCGTGGCGACACTCGACCCCGACGTGTTGGCCGAACAGCGGGCGTTCATTCCCGTCTTCGACGAGCCGTCGACCGGCGACGAGTGA